One window of the Pseudomonas sp. S04 genome contains the following:
- a CDS encoding AsmA family protein, whose protein sequence is MTRTRKILAWVFASLVLLIAVLVLVIAFFDWNRIKPPLNAKVSEELHRPFAINGNLSVVWQRELDEGGWRAWVPWPHVVAEDLSLGNPHWSKQPQMVSLKRVELRISPLALLAQRVVIPRIDLTEPNAQLQRLADGRANWTFTFDPKDPNAEPSSWVVDIGAIGFDKGHVTLDDQSLKTRLDLLIDPLGKPIPFSDIVGDKTAKKAQDQGAAPQDYAFALQVKGQYHGQALSGQGKIGGLLALQDAAKPFPLQAQVRIADTRVELAGTLTDPLNLGALDLRLKLAGSSLGNLYPLTGITLPDSSPYATDGHLIANLRAPEGAKFRYEDFNGTIGGSDIHGNLAYVASQPRPKLSGALVSNQLLFADLAPLIGADSNAKQKARGGDSKQPADKLLPVEEFRTERWRDMDADVEFTGKRIVHSEKLPFNDLYAHVILNDGQLNLQPLRFGVAGGKLDAQIRLNGQTTPLEGRAKLSARGFKLKQLFPTFEPMKTSFGELNGDADITGRGNSVAALLGSANGDLKMLINDGAISRELMELAGLNVGNYLVGKIFGDKEVKINCAAADFGIKSGLATTRLFVFDTENAIIYIDGTANMASEQLDLTITPESKGWRLISLRSPLYVRGKFIKPDAGVKGVPLMLRGAGMVALGVIAGPAAGLLALVAPSGGEPNQCAPLLEQMKSGKAPKTVKD, encoded by the coding sequence ATGACGCGCACCCGTAAAATTCTCGCCTGGGTCTTTGCCAGTCTCGTGTTGTTGATCGCCGTGTTGGTGTTGGTCATCGCGTTCTTCGACTGGAACCGGATCAAGCCGCCGCTCAATGCCAAGGTCTCGGAGGAGTTGCATCGGCCCTTTGCGATCAATGGCAACCTGTCAGTGGTGTGGCAGCGCGAACTCGACGAGGGTGGCTGGCGCGCCTGGGTGCCATGGCCGCATGTGGTGGCCGAGGACCTGAGCCTGGGTAACCCGCACTGGTCCAAACAACCGCAGATGGTCAGCCTCAAGCGCGTCGAGCTGCGGATCTCGCCGCTGGCCCTGCTGGCGCAGCGCGTGGTGATTCCGCGCATCGATCTGACCGAGCCCAATGCCCAGCTGCAGCGCCTGGCGGATGGGCGCGCCAACTGGACCTTCACCTTCGACCCCAAGGACCCGAATGCCGAACCTTCCAGTTGGGTGGTGGATATCGGCGCGATCGGCTTCGACAAGGGCCACGTGACGCTGGACGATCAAAGCCTCAAGACCCGTCTCGACCTGCTGATCGACCCACTGGGCAAGCCAATTCCGTTCAGCGATATCGTCGGCGACAAGACCGCGAAAAAAGCCCAGGACCAGGGGGCGGCGCCGCAGGATTATGCGTTTGCCCTGCAGGTCAAAGGCCAGTACCACGGCCAGGCGCTGTCGGGCCAGGGCAAGATCGGCGGCCTGCTGGCTTTGCAGGACGCCGCCAAGCCCTTTCCACTGCAGGCCCAAGTGCGGATTGCCGATACTCGGGTCGAACTGGCCGGGACCCTGACCGATCCGCTGAACCTCGGCGCGCTGGACCTGCGCCTGAAACTGGCGGGCAGCAGCCTGGGCAACCTTTACCCATTGACCGGCATCACCCTGCCGGACTCCTCGCCCTATGCTACCGACGGTCATTTGATCGCCAACCTGCGGGCACCGGAGGGGGCGAAGTTCCGCTATGAAGACTTCAACGGCACCATCGGCGGCAGCGACATCCATGGCAACCTGGCCTACGTGGCCAGCCAGCCACGACCCAAGCTCAGCGGTGCACTGGTCTCCAATCAACTGCTGTTCGCCGACCTCGCGCCCCTGATCGGCGCCGACTCCAACGCCAAGCAAAAAGCCCGCGGCGGCGACAGCAAACAGCCGGCCGATAAGCTGCTGCCAGTGGAGGAGTTCCGCACTGAACGCTGGCGCGATATGGACGCTGATGTCGAATTCACCGGCAAGCGCATCGTCCACAGCGAGAAACTGCCATTCAATGACCTGTATGCCCACGTGATCCTCAATGACGGCCAGCTCAACCTGCAGCCACTGCGTTTTGGCGTGGCGGGCGGCAAGCTGGACGCACAGATCCGCCTCAACGGCCAGACCACGCCGCTGGAAGGCCGGGCCAAACTGAGCGCGCGGGGTTTCAAGCTCAAGCAGCTGTTCCCGACCTTTGAACCGATGAAAACCAGCTTCGGCGAACTCAATGGCGATGCCGACATAACCGGGCGGGGCAATTCGGTGGCAGCGTTGCTGGGCAGCGCCAATGGCGATCTGAAGATGCTGATCAACGACGGCGCGATCAGCCGTGAACTGATGGAGCTGGCCGGATTGAACGTGGGCAACTACCTGGTCGGCAAAATCTTTGGCGACAAGGAAGTGAAGATCAACTGTGCGGCTGCCGACTTCGGGATCAAGAGCGGTTTGGCGACCACGCGCCTGTTTGTGTTCGACACGGAGAACGCGATCATCTACATCGACGGCACGGCGAACATGGCCAGCGAACAACTGGACCTGACCATCACCCCCGAGTCCAAGGGCTGGCGGTTGATCTCCTTGCGTTCACCGCTGTACGTGCGCGGCAAGTTCATCAAGCCGGATGCCGGGGTCAAGGGCGTGCCGTTGATGCTGCGCGGCGCAGGGATGGTGGCGCTGGGGGTCATTGCCGGCCCGGCGGCCGGTTTGCTGGCGCTGGTGGCGCCCAGTGGTGGCGAACCGAATCAGTGTGCACCGTTGCTGGAGCAGATGAAGTCGGGCAAGGCGCCGAAGACCGTGAAGGACTGA
- a CDS encoding esterase/lipase family protein, whose product MSQDTATRYPLVLVPGMLGFVRLVLYPYWYAIIPALRRGGAKVIAVQVSPVNSNEVRGEELLLQIEAILRETGASKVNLIGHSQGSLTARYAAAKRPDLVASVTSVAGPNHGSELADYLHQHYPPESAKGRLLSALLQGVAWLMGLLETGHHVRRWPVDVHASHNSLTSAGVALFNQCYPQGLPQTWGGQGPEEVNGVRYYSWSGTLQPGITDRGGNLIDGTNRSCRLFARTFVREAGHCDGMVGRYSSHLGTVIGDDFPLDHFDIVNQSLGLVGKGADPVRLFVEHAQRLKAAGV is encoded by the coding sequence ATGTCGCAAGACACTGCCACTCGCTACCCCTTGGTGCTGGTCCCGGGAATGCTCGGGTTTGTTCGCCTGGTGCTGTATCCATACTGGTACGCGATCATCCCGGCGCTGCGGCGGGGCGGGGCCAAGGTGATTGCGGTGCAGGTGTCGCCGGTCAACTCCAACGAGGTGCGCGGCGAAGAGTTGTTGCTGCAGATCGAGGCGATCCTGCGGGAAACCGGCGCCAGCAAGGTCAACCTGATCGGCCATAGCCAAGGCTCGTTGACCGCCCGCTACGCCGCCGCCAAACGCCCCGACCTGGTGGCCTCGGTGACCTCGGTGGCCGGTCCCAACCACGGCTCGGAGCTGGCGGACTACCTGCACCAGCACTACCCGCCCGAGAGCGCCAAGGGTCGGCTGCTGAGTGCCCTGTTACAAGGCGTCGCCTGGCTGATGGGATTGCTGGAGACCGGCCACCACGTGCGCCGATGGCCAGTGGATGTGCACGCCTCTCACAACTCGCTGACCAGCGCCGGGGTGGCACTGTTCAACCAATGCTATCCACAGGGCTTGCCGCAGACTTGGGGCGGGCAGGGGCCCGAGGAGGTCAATGGTGTGCGTTATTACTCGTGGTCGGGCACCCTGCAGCCGGGTATCACCGATCGTGGCGGCAACCTGATCGACGGCACCAACCGTAGTTGCCGTCTGTTTGCCCGTACCTTCGTCCGCGAGGCCGGGCACTGCGACGGCATGGTCGGGCGCTACAGCTCGCACCTGGGCACGGTCATCGGTGATGATTTCCCGCTGGATCACTTCGACATCGTCAACCAGTCGCTCGGGCTGGTGGGCAAGGGCGCGGACCCGGTGCGCCTGTTTGTCGAACATGCGCAGCGGTTGAAGGCGGCGGGCGTCTAG
- a CDS encoding DMT family transporter, translated as MQYAYPLLAIFIWAGNTVITKMSAGAIFPAEIGFYRWLLAGLLFTPFMLKPVLQHWPLIRPNLGKIFVLGVLGMAVYQSLAYFAASLTSATNMGIILSLMPLMSLAMAIISLGQRLTAGALVGALLSFSGVLVVVSSGSLATLLEHGLNLGDAMMLIATLAYAIYSTLLKKWQLRLPPLVLLYLQVLVAVVVLFPLFVASPKTGLTLHNVPLVLYACLLASMVAPLAWMQAVVRLGPSRTTQFFNLLPLITALIAAVVLHEQLALYHLVGGALTLGGVIVCERWTRVLGRR; from the coding sequence ATGCAATACGCTTATCCCCTGCTGGCCATTTTCATCTGGGCCGGCAACACCGTAATCACCAAAATGTCGGCCGGGGCGATCTTCCCCGCCGAGATCGGCTTTTATCGCTGGCTGCTTGCCGGCCTGCTGTTCACCCCGTTCATGCTCAAGCCAGTGCTGCAGCATTGGCCGCTCATCCGCCCGAACCTGGGCAAGATATTTGTCCTCGGCGTACTCGGCATGGCGGTGTATCAAAGCCTGGCGTACTTCGCCGCGAGCCTGACCTCGGCCACCAACATGGGCATCATCCTGTCGCTGATGCCGCTGATGTCACTGGCCATGGCCATCATCAGCCTCGGTCAGCGCCTGACCGCCGGGGCGCTGGTCGGAGCGCTGCTGTCATTTTCCGGGGTGCTGGTGGTGGTATCGTCCGGTAGCCTGGCGACGCTGCTGGAGCATGGGCTCAACCTGGGGGATGCAATGATGCTGATCGCCACCCTCGCCTATGCGATCTACAGCACCCTGTTGAAAAAATGGCAACTGCGCCTGCCGCCCCTGGTGCTGCTCTACCTGCAAGTGCTGGTGGCGGTGGTGGTGCTGTTTCCGCTGTTCGTCGCCTCGCCGAAAACCGGCCTGACCCTCCACAATGTGCCCCTGGTGCTGTACGCCTGCCTGCTGGCCTCGATGGTTGCGCCGCTGGCCTGGATGCAGGCCGTGGTGCGCCTGGGGCCAAGCCGGACCACGCAGTTTTTCAACCTGCTGCCGTTGATCACCGCACTGATTGCCGCCGTGGTACTGCACGAACAACTGGCGCTGTACCACCTGGTGGGTGGGGCGCTGACCCTGGGCGGGGTGATTGTGTGCGAACGCTGGACCCGGGTGCTGGGCCGCAGATGA
- a CDS encoding AraC family transcriptional regulator, whose translation MSRKHIDLLDFSELPAPVYFRYADFDAHLYAAAHRHPWGTLEYSAHGVLHMEVGGSRFMSPPQYAIWVPPQTEHSFYSDQPINYRAVCLAPQVCRELPAQACTLAISDILKAILKDFAARDVKIPALAADQRLAEVLIDQLHQAPVHNGYLPYARSAALSAVLEALQAAPGDNRTQAQWAAHVHISERTLARQCLRELGMGFGEWRQRLRFLASIEALDSSRSIQEIAFDMGYSTASAFTAMFQRQAGCSPEHYRRNKGF comes from the coding sequence ATGAGCCGTAAACACATTGATCTGCTGGATTTCAGCGAACTGCCCGCCCCGGTGTACTTTCGTTATGCCGATTTCGACGCGCACCTGTATGCCGCCGCTCACCGCCACCCATGGGGCACGCTGGAGTATTCGGCCCATGGTGTGCTGCACATGGAAGTTGGCGGCAGCCGCTTCATGTCTCCGCCCCAGTATGCGATCTGGGTGCCGCCGCAGACCGAGCACAGTTTCTACAGTGATCAGCCAATCAACTATCGCGCGGTGTGCCTGGCGCCCCAGGTGTGTCGCGAGTTGCCGGCGCAGGCCTGCACGCTGGCGATCAGCGACATTCTCAAGGCGATCCTCAAGGATTTCGCCGCGCGCGATGTGAAAATCCCCGCCTTGGCTGCCGATCAGCGCCTGGCCGAAGTGCTGATAGATCAACTGCACCAGGCGCCGGTTCACAACGGCTATCTGCCCTACGCCCGCAGCGCGGCGTTGTCGGCAGTGCTTGAAGCGTTGCAGGCGGCCCCAGGTGACAACCGCACGCAGGCGCAATGGGCCGCGCACGTGCACATCAGCGAGCGGACGCTGGCGCGTCAATGTCTGCGGGAACTGGGCATGGGTTTCGGCGAGTGGCGCCAGCGCCTGCGCTTTCTGGCCTCGATCGAGGCGCTGGACAGTTCACGCAGCATCCAGGAAATCGCCTTCGATATGGGCTACAGCACGGCCTCGGCCTTTACCGCGATGTTTCAGCGCCAGGCCGGTTGTTCGCCGGAACACTATCGTCGAAACAAAGGGTTTTGA
- a CDS encoding AI-2E family transporter, protein MPTFSQRHVLLVVSWVIIFGGLLLVLPLRLLPSLLAGLLVYELVNMLTPQLQRLIEGRRARWLAVALLGTLVVSVLALIFAGAFSFLLHEAENPGASLDKFMGVVDKARGQLPPFVDAYLPASAAEFRVAIGEWLSKHLSDLQLVGKDAAHMFVTLLIGMVLGAIIALQRVPDLTKRKPLAAALFDRLHLLVQAFRNIVFAQIKISLLNTFFTGIFLAVILPMFGIHLPLTKTLIVLTFLLGLLPVIGNLMSNTLITIVGLSLSIWVAMAALGYLIFIHKLEYFLNARIVGGQISAKSWELLLAMLVFEAAFGLPGVVAGPIYYAYLKSELKQAGMV, encoded by the coding sequence ATGCCAACGTTTTCTCAGCGTCACGTGTTGCTGGTAGTCAGTTGGGTGATCATTTTTGGTGGTTTGCTGCTGGTCCTGCCCTTGCGGCTGTTGCCCAGCCTGCTGGCCGGGTTGCTGGTGTACGAACTGGTCAACATGCTCACCCCCCAACTGCAACGGCTGATCGAAGGGCGGCGTGCGCGCTGGTTGGCGGTGGCCTTGCTGGGTACGCTGGTGGTCAGTGTGCTGGCGTTGATCTTTGCCGGCGCCTTCAGCTTCCTGTTGCATGAAGCGGAAAATCCCGGGGCGTCGCTGGATAAATTCATGGGCGTGGTCGATAAGGCGCGCGGCCAGCTACCGCCGTTCGTCGACGCCTATTTGCCGGCCAGTGCCGCCGAATTCCGCGTGGCCATCGGTGAATGGCTGAGCAAACACCTGAGCGACCTGCAGCTGGTGGGCAAGGACGCGGCGCACATGTTCGTCACCTTGCTGATCGGTATGGTGCTGGGGGCAATCATTGCCCTGCAGCGGGTGCCGGACCTGACCAAGCGCAAACCCCTGGCTGCCGCGCTGTTCGACCGCCTGCACCTGCTGGTCCAGGCCTTTCGCAACATCGTTTTTGCGCAGATCAAGATTTCCCTGCTCAACACCTTCTTCACCGGGATCTTCCTGGCGGTGATCCTGCCGATGTTCGGCATTCACCTGCCGCTGACCAAGACCCTGATCGTGTTGACCTTCCTGCTTGGCTTGCTGCCGGTGATTGGCAACCTGATGTCCAACACCCTGATCACCATCGTCGGCTTATCGCTGTCGATCTGGGTGGCGATGGCGGCGCTGGGCTACCTGATTTTCATCCACAAGCTGGAGTACTTCCTCAACGCACGGATCGTCGGCGGGCAGATCAGTGCCAAGTCGTGGGAGTTGCTCCTGGCGATGCTGGTATTCGAAGCTGCGTTCGGCTTGCCGGGGGTGGTGGCAGGGCCGATTTACTACGCGTATCTCAAGAGTGAGTTGAAGCAGGCGGGGATGGTTTGA
- a CDS encoding PsiF family protein — MKMLRIPLLMVGLLLCSQGFAATAQQNKMTTCNADATTKALKGDERKAFMSDCLKAQPAANDAKALTPQQEKMKTCNATAATQALTGEARKTFMSDCLKKK, encoded by the coding sequence ATGAAGATGCTGCGTATCCCGTTGTTGATGGTCGGCTTGCTGCTCTGCTCCCAGGGTTTTGCCGCCACGGCGCAACAGAACAAAATGACCACCTGCAACGCCGACGCCACCACCAAGGCCCTCAAGGGCGACGAGCGCAAAGCCTTCATGAGCGATTGCCTCAAAGCGCAGCCGGCAGCCAATGACGCCAAGGCCCTGACCCCACAACAAGAGAAGATGAAAACCTGCAACGCCACCGCAGCCACCCAGGCGCTGACCGGCGAGGCACGTAAAACCTTCATGAGTGATTGCCTGAAGAAAAAATAA
- a CDS encoding chaperone modulator CbpM, with product MSSPLIVQLDMAQFCEATDLPDVYVIEIVEHGILEPQGAQPKDWRFNDYELAVAKRAAKLRHDLELEWEGVALALDLLEEVQQLRAENQMLKQRLARLVVE from the coding sequence ATGAGCAGTCCCCTGATCGTTCAACTGGACATGGCGCAATTCTGTGAGGCGACCGATCTACCGGACGTCTACGTGATCGAAATCGTCGAGCACGGCATCCTCGAACCTCAGGGCGCCCAGCCCAAGGACTGGCGTTTCAACGACTATGAACTGGCGGTCGCCAAGCGCGCCGCCAAGTTGCGCCACGACCTGGAACTGGAGTGGGAAGGCGTCGCCCTGGCGCTCGACCTGCTCGAAGAAGTGCAGCAACTGCGCGCCGAAAACCAGATGCTCAAGCAACGCCTGGCGCGGTTGGTGGTGGAGTAA
- a CDS encoding ferritin-like domain-containing protein — MSEQQLSDINTLRQRARTHVENGAVTEGYSADREEVLRLLNESLATELVCVLRYKRHYFMADGLKAAVAAQEFLEHATQEAEHADKLAERIVQLGGEPEFNPDLLSKNSHAQYIAGNTLKEMVYEDLVAERIAIDSYREIIQYIGDKDPTTRRLFEDILAQEEEHADDMADLLKDL; from the coding sequence ATGAGTGAGCAACAGTTGTCTGATATCAACACCCTGCGCCAGCGGGCGCGCACCCACGTCGAGAACGGCGCCGTGACCGAAGGCTATAGCGCCGACCGCGAGGAGGTGCTGCGCCTGCTCAATGAGTCGTTGGCCACTGAGTTGGTCTGCGTGCTGCGTTACAAACGTCACTACTTCATGGCCGATGGCCTAAAGGCTGCGGTGGCAGCCCAGGAGTTCCTCGAACACGCCACACAGGAAGCCGAGCACGCCGACAAACTTGCCGAGCGTATCGTGCAACTGGGGGGTGAACCGGAATTCAATCCGGACCTGCTATCGAAAAACTCCCATGCGCAATACATCGCCGGCAATACCCTCAAGGAAATGGTCTACGAGGACTTGGTGGCCGAACGTATCGCCATCGACAGTTATCGCGAAATCATTCAGTACATCGGTGACAAGGACCCCACTACCCGCCGCCTGTTCGAAGATATCCTGGCCCAGGAAGAAGAACATGCCGACGACATGGCGGACTTGCTGAAGGACTTGTAG
- a CDS encoding Hsp70 family protein, giving the protein MKNASPARACGIDFGTSNSTVGWLRPGMETLIALEDDKITLPSVVFFNIEERRPVYGRLALHEYLEGYEGRLMRSLKSLLGSKLIKHDTSVLGTAMPFKDLLGLFIGQLKLRAETAAGREFEEVVLGRPVFFVDDDPMADKEAEDTLVDVARAIGFKEVSFQYEPIAAAFDYESTIEREELVLIVDIGGGTSDFSLVRLSPERRGLDQRQDDILATGGVHVGGTDFDKQLSLQGVMPLFGYGSRMKSGAYMPTSQHMNLATWHTINSVYSQKSQLALGSMRYDIEDTGGIDRLFKLIEQRAGHWLAMEVEETKIQLTHADSRHVPLDRIEPGLSVELSRALFESAIDGLLERVRNSVSQLLLDANVSVDQVDTVFFTGGSSGIPALRNSVSAMLPNARHVEGNIFGSIGSGLAIEAAKRYGSMD; this is encoded by the coding sequence ATGAAAAACGCATCTCCAGCTCGTGCCTGCGGTATCGACTTCGGCACGTCCAACTCCACTGTCGGCTGGCTGCGCCCTGGCATGGAAACGCTCATCGCGCTGGAGGACGACAAGATCACCCTGCCTTCGGTGGTGTTCTTCAACATCGAGGAACGCCGCCCGGTGTACGGCCGCCTGGCGCTGCACGAGTACCTGGAAGGCTACGAAGGGCGCCTGATGCGTTCCCTCAAGAGCCTCCTGGGTTCCAAGCTGATCAAGCACGACACCAGCGTCCTGGGCACGGCGATGCCGTTCAAGGACCTGCTGGGCCTGTTCATCGGCCAGTTGAAGCTGCGTGCCGAGACCGCCGCCGGTCGGGAATTCGAAGAAGTGGTGCTGGGCCGGCCGGTGTTCTTCGTCGATGACGACCCGATGGCCGACAAGGAAGCCGAAGACACCCTGGTGGATGTGGCACGCGCCATTGGCTTCAAGGAAGTGTCGTTCCAGTACGAGCCGATCGCGGCTGCCTTCGACTATGAGTCGACCATCGAGCGTGAAGAGCTGGTGCTGATTGTCGACATCGGCGGCGGTACCTCCGACTTCTCGCTGGTGCGCCTGTCACCCGAGCGCCGAGGCCTGGACCAGCGCCAGGACGACATCCTCGCCACCGGCGGCGTGCACGTCGGCGGGACCGACTTCGACAAACAACTGAGCCTGCAAGGCGTGATGCCGCTGTTCGGCTACGGCAGCCGGATGAAAAGCGGCGCCTACATGCCCACCAGCCAGCACATGAACCTGGCAACCTGGCACACCATCAACTCGGTGTACTCGCAGAAATCCCAGCTGGCGTTGGGCAGCATGCGCTATGACATCGAGGACACCGGTGGCATCGACCGCCTGTTCAAACTGATCGAGCAGCGCGCCGGGCACTGGCTGGCGATGGAAGTGGAAGAAACCAAGATCCAGCTGACCCATGCCGACAGCCGCCACGTGCCGCTGGACCGCATCGAGCCGGGGTTGAGCGTGGAGCTGAGCCGAGCGTTGTTCGAGTCAGCCATCGATGGGCTGCTGGAGCGCGTGCGCAACAGTGTCAGCCAACTGTTGCTGGACGCCAATGTCAGCGTCGACCAGGTGGACACGGTGTTCTTCACTGGCGGTTCGAGCGGGATTCCGGCCCTGCGCAACAGCGTCTCGGCCATGCTGCCGAACGCCCGCCATGTCGAAGGCAACATCTTTGGCAGCATCGGCAGCGGCCTGGCGATTGAAGCGGCGAAGCGTTACGGTTCGATGGATTGA
- a CDS encoding DnaJ C-terminal domain-containing protein has protein sequence MDFKDYYKILGVEPTADDKTIKAAYRKLARKYHPDVSKEKDAEAKFKDASEAYEALKSADKRAEYDDLRRYGQHGQPFQGPPGWQSRGGFGGAQDSGDFSDFFSSIFGNRGPGFGGAQSGRSAGRRGQDVEMELAVFLEETLSNESKKISFQVPQYNAAGQHVSNTAKSLNVKIPAGVTDGERIRLKGQGAPGIGGGANGDLYLTIRFAPHPKFDVEGENLIITLPLAPWELALGAEVAVPTLTGKINLKVPAGSQNGQRMRAKGHGLLNKAGERGYLFVQLKAVMPKTCDEEVKALWQELASKAAFNPREHF, from the coding sequence ATGGACTTCAAAGACTATTACAAGATTCTCGGTGTCGAACCGACCGCTGACGATAAGACGATCAAGGCCGCCTATCGCAAGCTGGCGCGTAAATATCACCCTGACGTCAGCAAGGAAAAAGACGCCGAAGCCAAATTCAAGGACGCCTCGGAAGCCTATGAAGCGCTGAAAAGTGCCGACAAGCGCGCCGAGTACGACGACTTGCGCCGTTATGGCCAGCATGGGCAGCCGTTCCAGGGGCCGCCTGGCTGGCAGAGCCGTGGCGGTTTTGGCGGCGCGCAGGACAGCGGCGACTTCTCGGACTTCTTCAGTTCGATCTTCGGTAACCGTGGCCCAGGCTTCGGTGGTGCACAGTCTGGCCGCAGCGCCGGTCGGCGAGGGCAGGACGTGGAAATGGAACTGGCGGTCTTTCTCGAAGAGACCCTGTCGAACGAGTCGAAGAAGATCAGCTTCCAGGTGCCGCAATACAACGCGGCTGGCCAGCACGTTAGCAACACGGCCAAGAGCCTCAACGTGAAGATCCCCGCCGGCGTGACCGACGGCGAGCGCATCCGCCTCAAGGGCCAGGGCGCACCGGGAATCGGTGGCGGCGCCAATGGCGACCTGTACCTGACGATTCGTTTTGCGCCGCACCCAAAATTCGACGTCGAAGGCGAGAACCTGATCATCACCTTGCCGCTAGCGCCGTGGGAGCTGGCCTTGGGTGCCGAAGTGGCGGTGCCGACCCTGACCGGCAAGATCAACCTCAAGGTCCCGGCCGGCAGCCAGAACGGCCAGCGCATGCGCGCCAAAGGCCATGGCCTGCTGAACAAGGCCGGCGAGCGCGGGTACCTGTTCGTGCAGCTCAAGGCCGTGATGCCCAAGACCTGCGACGAGGAGGTCAAGGCGCTGTGGCAGGAACTGGCGAGCAAAGCCGCGTTCAACCCGCGTGAGCACTTCTGA
- a CDS encoding integrase core domain-containing protein, protein MPWRELKPMDRKVMFIAAYLADKHTFSKLCSDYEISRKTGYKWVERYKAEGPSGLEERSRCRHNQSYVVPVAVRQAIIELRSIGETTPGPKKIQNDLLKRFPDQDPPSKTTIYNTLKAADLITPQRVRRRVAVYPKPLSKAEKPNQLFSADYKGQFLTGAGVWCYPLTIMDHASRFLLACQSMSSTNLKETQQTFERVFREYGLPERIRTDNGVPFASTGRAGLSQLSIWWLRLGIIPERIEPGRPDQNGRHERMHRTLKSTLPQPPAIPWEAQQRQFDRFMQHYNYERGHEALDQKTPASCYSPSTRTYPEKLPEMGYASHVECYLADSNGIINRAGLRIYIANVLKHQTIGMEMISDDVWEVIFGPVILGRVYAREAKNGYVSIKVLPM, encoded by the coding sequence ATGCCCTGGAGAGAGCTGAAACCTATGGATCGAAAAGTGATGTTCATCGCTGCCTATCTGGCGGACAAACACACCTTCAGCAAGCTGTGCAGTGACTACGAGATCAGTCGAAAGACTGGCTATAAATGGGTCGAGCGATACAAAGCTGAAGGGCCTAGTGGGCTTGAGGAACGCAGCCGTTGCCGGCACAACCAGAGCTACGTGGTGCCTGTCGCTGTTAGGCAGGCAATCATCGAGCTTCGGTCTATCGGAGAAACAACTCCAGGGCCTAAGAAGATCCAAAATGACTTGCTCAAGCGCTTTCCCGATCAGGATCCGCCGTCAAAAACGACCATCTACAACACCCTTAAAGCAGCCGACTTAATTACGCCGCAGCGTGTACGACGGCGTGTCGCGGTCTATCCCAAACCTTTGAGCAAGGCAGAAAAACCTAATCAGCTCTTTAGCGCGGACTACAAGGGCCAGTTTCTGACGGGCGCCGGAGTTTGGTGCTATCCACTGACGATCATGGATCACGCCAGCCGTTTTCTACTGGCCTGCCAGAGTATGTCCAGTACCAATCTGAAGGAGACCCAACAGACCTTTGAGCGAGTTTTCCGCGAGTACGGGTTGCCGGAGCGTATTCGAACTGACAATGGTGTGCCATTTGCCAGTACCGGCCGTGCCGGGCTGTCGCAGCTGTCGATATGGTGGCTGCGACTAGGGATTATTCCTGAGCGAATTGAGCCTGGCCGTCCGGACCAGAATGGGCGTCACGAACGCATGCACCGAACGCTGAAAAGTACCTTGCCTCAACCGCCCGCCATTCCTTGGGAGGCTCAGCAGAGACAGTTTGACCGCTTTATGCAGCACTACAATTATGAGCGGGGGCACGAGGCGCTTGACCAGAAAACGCCTGCTTCCTGCTATTCACCCTCGACTCGGACTTACCCGGAAAAGTTGCCTGAAATGGGGTATGCGAGCCACGTGGAGTGTTACCTGGCTGATAGTAATGGAATCATTAATCGAGCAGGTCTGCGGATTTATATAGCCAATGTGCTTAAGCATCAGACCATTGGAATGGAGATGATCAGTGATGATGTGTGGGAGGTGATATTCGGTCCGGTAATCCTAGGCCGGGTCTATGCTAGAGAGGCAAAGAACGGGTACGTGTCGATAAAAGTGTTACCTATGTAA